A window of Juglans regia cultivar Chandler chromosome 7, Walnut 2.0, whole genome shotgun sequence contains these coding sequences:
- the LOC108999500 gene encoding germin-like protein 9-3 — MASKIFNMKFFSLLISSFAIIQMATAGDADILSDFIVPQNVTTVDANFFTFIGLRSLVGSNPPPTFKVSKASLVEFPALNGQSVSYAVLQFPAGTTNPPHIHPRSAELLFLLDGTLQVGFVDTTNKLFNQTLQTGDIFVFPKGLVHFQYNADANKSAIAISAFGSANAGTVSIPTTLFTTGIDDTILAKSFKTNVATIQALKAGLTPKP, encoded by the coding sequence ATggcttccaaaattttcaacatgAAATTCTTCTCACTGCTAATATCCTCATTTGCCATCATCCAAATGGCAACAGCCGGAGATGCAGACATCCTCTCTGATTTTATAGTTCCTCAAAACGTCACCACGGTTGATGCAAACTTCTTCACGTTTATTGGCCTGCGATCCCTTGTTGGGTCAAACCCTCCACCAACCTTCAAGGTTTCAAAAGCAAGTTTGGTTGAATTCCCGGCACTCAATGGACAGAGTGTTTCCTATGCTGTTCTTCAATTCCCGGCTGGCACTACTAATCCACCTCACATCCATCCTCGCTCGGCCGAGCTTCTTTTCTTACTTGATGGTACTCTTCAGGTGGGGTTTGTTGATACAACCAACAAACTCTTCAATCAAACACTACAAACGGGTGATATATTCGTGTTTCCCAAGGGACTTGTGCACTTCCAATACAATGCTGATGCGAACAAATCTGCTATAGCTATTTCAGCTTTTGGGAGTGCAAATGCTGGAACTGTTTCAATTCCCACTACTTTGTTCACCACTGGCATTGACGACACGATCTTGGCTAAATCCTTCAAGACCAACGTTGCCACCATTCAAGCTCTTAAGGCTGGTCTTACTCCCAAGCCTTGA
- the LOC108999501 gene encoding receptor-like serine/threonine-protein kinase At2g45590 isoform X1: protein MSDAFTIMPSRPSPRPHNHHHHHHHSFLLPILLPITLTLLLILLLTLLLLYRKLSLNRTTPSDNHQRRFSYSLLRRSTSSFSSSTLLGHGGFGSVYKATLPSGQFLALKLMDSPGSLQGQREFHNELSIASAFHSPHIISLLGFSSDRRRRKLILVYEYMPNRSLQDALLDKKCAELMEWKKRFDIVSDIAKGLAYLHHSCEPPVIHGDIKPSNILLDADFNAKIGDFGLARLKTEDLVEKREGGGVEAGEDNGSILEETESVTTGFDEAGGLPADRSPESCVIRILDSEASPENAVVSPEAGIDKASASEGCFDKFSVDSGKDLTGNGRKNGGSKRDWWWKQDNGGGSESGRVKDYVMEWIGSEIKKERPKSEWIASPSSAENDGLGLKTEQKQKQKKKQRKRLDWWASLDEERMTRRKEKNRKPREWWKEEFCEELSKKTKKKKRALGSSSGRELWWQKDDEDDDVVEDVVQQERKKRKSKSSRGSIDWWLDGLSGELRSGRRHSQDWGNGADIPKSGGISSTPSMRGTVCYIAPEYGGGGMLSEKCDVYSFGVLLLVIVSGRRPLQVTASPMSEFERANLISWSRQLARNGKLFDLIDLSIHSLDKEQALLCITIALLCLQKSPVKRPTMKDIVLMLTGEAEPPHLPFEFSPSPPSNFPFKTHKKARWWQHSANLASYEQQDAREFFISVLDGIHEKKGKSWNQSRDNGELPMYRS from the exons ATGTCCGACGCATTTACAATCATGCCATCCCGTCCCTCCCCACGGCCTCACAACCACCACCATCATCACCACCACAGTTTTCTCCTCCCTATACTCCTCCCCATAACCCTCACGCTCCTTCTCATCCTCCTCTTAACCCTCCTACTCCTATATCGCAAGCTTTCCCTCAACCGTACCACTCCATCCGACAACCACCAGCGCCGCTTCTCCTATTCTCTTCTCCGCCGCTCTACttcctccttctcctcctccacccTCCTTGGCCATGGCGGTTTCGGCTCCGTCTACAAAGCCACCCTTCCTTCCGGCCAATTCCTTGCCCTCAAGCTCATGGACTCCCCCGGCTCCCTCCAAGGCCAGCGCGAGTTCCACAACGAGCTCTCCATCGCCTCCGCTTTTCACTCCCCTCACATCATTTCTCTCCTTGGCTTCTCCTCAGACCGCCGCCGCCGCAAGCTCATCCTCGTTTACGAGTACATGCCCAACCGTAGCTTACAGGACGCGCTGCTAGACAAGAAGTGCGCTGAGCTCATGGAATGGAAGAAAAGATTCGACATTGTTTCTGATATTGCCAAGGGTCTGGCTTATCTCCACCATTCCTGCGAGCCACCGGTAATCCACGGCGATATCAAGCCCAGTAATATTCTTCTGGATGCTGATTTTAATGCCAAGATCGGGGATTTCGGTCTGGCGAGGTTGAAGACCGAGGATCTGGTGGAGAAGAGGGAAGGCGGAGGGGTCGAGGCTGGAGAGGATAACGGATCGATTTTGGAGGAGACGGAGAGTGTGACGACTGGGTTCGATGAGGCTGGTGGGTTGCCCGCTGATCGATCTCCGGAGAGTTGCGTAATTAGGATATTGGATTCGGAGGCGTCTCCGGAGAATGCGGTGGTTTCACCGGAAGCCGGGATCGACAAGGCGAGCGCATCTGAAGGGTGCTTCGATAAGTTCAGCGTTGATAGTGGCAAAGACTTGACCGGTAATGGTAGAAAGAATGGGGGTTCGAAGAGGGATTGGTGGTGGAAGCAGGACAATGGGGGTGGGTCCGAGTCTGGGAGAGTGAAGGACTACGTGATGGAGTGGATTGGGAGTGAGATAAAGAAGGAAAGGCCTAAGAGTGAATGGATTGCGTCCCCGAGCTCGGCGGAGAATGATGGGTTGGGCTTAAAGACTgagcagaagcagaagcagaagaagaagcagagGAAGAGATTGGATTGGTGGGCCTCATTGGATGAGGAAAGGATGACGAGAAGGAAAGAGAAGAATCGGAAGCCGAGGGAGTGGTGGAAGGAGGAGTTTTGCGAGGAGCTAtcgaagaagacgaagaagaagaaacgaGCACTTGGATCGAGTAGCGGTAGGGAATTGTGGTGGCAGAAGGATGATGAAGACGACGATGTTGTTGAGGATGTGGTGCagcaagagaggaagaagaggaagagtaaGAGCAGTCGCGGTAGCATCGATTGGTGGTTGGACGGATTGAGCGGCGAGCTCAGAAGTGGGCGCAGACATAGCCAGGATTGGGGTAATGGAGCGGATATACCTAAGAGCGGCGGTATTAGTAGCACACCCAGTATGAGAGGAACCGTCTGTTACATTGCTCCTGAATATGGTGGTGGGGGGATGCTCTCCGAGAAATGTGACGTTTACAGCTTTGGGGTTCTGCTTTTAGTTATTGTTTCGGGGCGGAGGCCACTCCAAGTGACGGCCTCGCCAATGTCCGAATTCGAGAGGGCCAATCTGATTTCTTGGTCTCGTCAACTTGCCCGAAATGGGAAGCTTTTCGACCTTATTGATTTGTCTATTCATTCATTGGATAAGGAACAGGCATTGCTTTGCATTACAATCGCACTCCTGTGTCTACAAAAATCGCCGGTGAAGCGACCCACAATGAAAGATATTGTTTTGATGCTAACTGGTGAGGCTGAGCCACCCCACCTCCCATTTGAGTTTTCACCGTCTCCGCCTTCGAATTTCCCGTTCAAGACACATAAGAAGGCCCG TTGGTGGCAGCATTCAGCAAATCTGGCAAGTTATGAGCAGCAGGATGCTCGTGAGTTTTTCATTTCAGTCTTAGATGGGATCCATGAGAAAAAGGGCAAATCATGGAACCAAAGTAGAG ataATGGAGAATTGCCAATGTATCGCTCATAG
- the LOC108999501 gene encoding receptor-like serine/threonine-protein kinase At2g45590 isoform X4, with translation MSDAFTIMPSRPSPRPHNHHHHHHHSFLLPILLPITLTLLLILLLTLLLLYRKLSLNRTTPSDNHQRRFSYSLLRRSTSSFSSSTLLGHGGFGSVYKATLPSGQFLALKLMDSPGSLQGQREFHNELSIASAFHSPHIISLLGFSSDRRRRKLILVYEYMPNRSLQDALLDKKCAELMEWKKRFDIVSDIAKGLAYLHHSCEPPVIHGDIKPSNILLDADFNAKIGDFGLARLKTEDLVEKREGGGVEAGEDNGSILEETESVTTGFDEAGGLPADRSPESCVIRILDSEASPENAVVSPEAGIDKASASEGCFDKFSVDSGKDLTGNGRKNGGSKRDWWWKQDNGGGSESGRVKDYVMEWIGSEIKKERPKSEWIASPSSAENDGLGLKTEQKQKQKKKQRKRLDWWASLDEERMTRRKEKNRKPREWWKEEFCEELSKKTKKKKRALGSSSGRELWWQKDDEDDDVVEDVVQQERKKRKSKSSRGSIDWWLDGLSGELRSGRRHSQDWGNGADIPKSGGISSTPSMRGTVCYIAPEYGGGGMLSEKCDVYSFGVLLLVIVSGRRPLQVTASPMSEFERANLISWSRQLARNGKLFDLIDLSIHSLDKEQALLCITIALLCLQKSPVKRPTMKDIVLMLTGEAEPPHLPFEFSPSPPSNFPFKTHKKAR, from the exons ATGTCCGACGCATTTACAATCATGCCATCCCGTCCCTCCCCACGGCCTCACAACCACCACCATCATCACCACCACAGTTTTCTCCTCCCTATACTCCTCCCCATAACCCTCACGCTCCTTCTCATCCTCCTCTTAACCCTCCTACTCCTATATCGCAAGCTTTCCCTCAACCGTACCACTCCATCCGACAACCACCAGCGCCGCTTCTCCTATTCTCTTCTCCGCCGCTCTACttcctccttctcctcctccacccTCCTTGGCCATGGCGGTTTCGGCTCCGTCTACAAAGCCACCCTTCCTTCCGGCCAATTCCTTGCCCTCAAGCTCATGGACTCCCCCGGCTCCCTCCAAGGCCAGCGCGAGTTCCACAACGAGCTCTCCATCGCCTCCGCTTTTCACTCCCCTCACATCATTTCTCTCCTTGGCTTCTCCTCAGACCGCCGCCGCCGCAAGCTCATCCTCGTTTACGAGTACATGCCCAACCGTAGCTTACAGGACGCGCTGCTAGACAAGAAGTGCGCTGAGCTCATGGAATGGAAGAAAAGATTCGACATTGTTTCTGATATTGCCAAGGGTCTGGCTTATCTCCACCATTCCTGCGAGCCACCGGTAATCCACGGCGATATCAAGCCCAGTAATATTCTTCTGGATGCTGATTTTAATGCCAAGATCGGGGATTTCGGTCTGGCGAGGTTGAAGACCGAGGATCTGGTGGAGAAGAGGGAAGGCGGAGGGGTCGAGGCTGGAGAGGATAACGGATCGATTTTGGAGGAGACGGAGAGTGTGACGACTGGGTTCGATGAGGCTGGTGGGTTGCCCGCTGATCGATCTCCGGAGAGTTGCGTAATTAGGATATTGGATTCGGAGGCGTCTCCGGAGAATGCGGTGGTTTCACCGGAAGCCGGGATCGACAAGGCGAGCGCATCTGAAGGGTGCTTCGATAAGTTCAGCGTTGATAGTGGCAAAGACTTGACCGGTAATGGTAGAAAGAATGGGGGTTCGAAGAGGGATTGGTGGTGGAAGCAGGACAATGGGGGTGGGTCCGAGTCTGGGAGAGTGAAGGACTACGTGATGGAGTGGATTGGGAGTGAGATAAAGAAGGAAAGGCCTAAGAGTGAATGGATTGCGTCCCCGAGCTCGGCGGAGAATGATGGGTTGGGCTTAAAGACTgagcagaagcagaagcagaagaagaagcagagGAAGAGATTGGATTGGTGGGCCTCATTGGATGAGGAAAGGATGACGAGAAGGAAAGAGAAGAATCGGAAGCCGAGGGAGTGGTGGAAGGAGGAGTTTTGCGAGGAGCTAtcgaagaagacgaagaagaagaaacgaGCACTTGGATCGAGTAGCGGTAGGGAATTGTGGTGGCAGAAGGATGATGAAGACGACGATGTTGTTGAGGATGTGGTGCagcaagagaggaagaagaggaagagtaaGAGCAGTCGCGGTAGCATCGATTGGTGGTTGGACGGATTGAGCGGCGAGCTCAGAAGTGGGCGCAGACATAGCCAGGATTGGGGTAATGGAGCGGATATACCTAAGAGCGGCGGTATTAGTAGCACACCCAGTATGAGAGGAACCGTCTGTTACATTGCTCCTGAATATGGTGGTGGGGGGATGCTCTCCGAGAAATGTGACGTTTACAGCTTTGGGGTTCTGCTTTTAGTTATTGTTTCGGGGCGGAGGCCACTCCAAGTGACGGCCTCGCCAATGTCCGAATTCGAGAGGGCCAATCTGATTTCTTGGTCTCGTCAACTTGCCCGAAATGGGAAGCTTTTCGACCTTATTGATTTGTCTATTCATTCATTGGATAAGGAACAGGCATTGCTTTGCATTACAATCGCACTCCTGTGTCTACAAAAATCGCCGGTGAAGCGACCCACAATGAAAGATATTGTTTTGATGCTAACTGGTGAGGCTGAGCCACCCCACCTCCCATTTGAGTTTTCACCGTCTCCGCCTTCGAATTTCCCGTTCAAGACACATAAGAAGGCCCG ataA
- the LOC108999501 gene encoding receptor-like serine/threonine-protein kinase At2g45590 isoform X2 encodes MSDAFTIMPSRPSPRPHNHHHHHHHSFLLPILLPITLTLLLILLLTLLLLYRKLSLNRTTPSDNHQRRFSYSLLRRSTSSFSSSTLLGHGGFGSVYKATLPSGQFLALKLMDSPGSLQGQREFHNELSIASAFHSPHIISLLGFSSDRRRRKLILVYEYMPNRSLQDALLDKKCAELMEWKKRFDIVSDIAKGLAYLHHSCEPPVIHGDIKPSNILLDADFNAKIGDFGLARLKTEDLVEKREGGGVEAGEDNGSILEETESVTTGFDEAGGLPADRSPESCVIRILDSEASPENAVVSPEAGIDKASASEGCFDKFSVDSGKDLTGNGRKNGGSKRDWWWKQDNGGGSESGRVKDYVMEWIGSEIKKERPKSEWIASPSSAENDGLGLKTEQKQKQKKKQRKRLDWWASLDEERMTRRKEKNRKPREWWKEEFCEELSKKTKKKKRALGSSSGRELWWQKDDEDDDVVEDVVQQERKKRKSKSSRGSIDWWLDGLSGELRSGRRHSQDWGNGADIPKSGGISSTPSMRGTVCYIAPEYGGGGMLSEKCDVYSFGVLLLVIVSGRRPLQVTASPMSEFERANLISWSRQLARNGKLFDLIDLSIHSLDKEQALLCITIALLCLQKSPVKRPTMKDIVLMLTGEAEPPHLPFEFSPSPPSNFPFKTHKKARIQQIWQVMSSRMLVSFSFQS; translated from the exons ATGTCCGACGCATTTACAATCATGCCATCCCGTCCCTCCCCACGGCCTCACAACCACCACCATCATCACCACCACAGTTTTCTCCTCCCTATACTCCTCCCCATAACCCTCACGCTCCTTCTCATCCTCCTCTTAACCCTCCTACTCCTATATCGCAAGCTTTCCCTCAACCGTACCACTCCATCCGACAACCACCAGCGCCGCTTCTCCTATTCTCTTCTCCGCCGCTCTACttcctccttctcctcctccacccTCCTTGGCCATGGCGGTTTCGGCTCCGTCTACAAAGCCACCCTTCCTTCCGGCCAATTCCTTGCCCTCAAGCTCATGGACTCCCCCGGCTCCCTCCAAGGCCAGCGCGAGTTCCACAACGAGCTCTCCATCGCCTCCGCTTTTCACTCCCCTCACATCATTTCTCTCCTTGGCTTCTCCTCAGACCGCCGCCGCCGCAAGCTCATCCTCGTTTACGAGTACATGCCCAACCGTAGCTTACAGGACGCGCTGCTAGACAAGAAGTGCGCTGAGCTCATGGAATGGAAGAAAAGATTCGACATTGTTTCTGATATTGCCAAGGGTCTGGCTTATCTCCACCATTCCTGCGAGCCACCGGTAATCCACGGCGATATCAAGCCCAGTAATATTCTTCTGGATGCTGATTTTAATGCCAAGATCGGGGATTTCGGTCTGGCGAGGTTGAAGACCGAGGATCTGGTGGAGAAGAGGGAAGGCGGAGGGGTCGAGGCTGGAGAGGATAACGGATCGATTTTGGAGGAGACGGAGAGTGTGACGACTGGGTTCGATGAGGCTGGTGGGTTGCCCGCTGATCGATCTCCGGAGAGTTGCGTAATTAGGATATTGGATTCGGAGGCGTCTCCGGAGAATGCGGTGGTTTCACCGGAAGCCGGGATCGACAAGGCGAGCGCATCTGAAGGGTGCTTCGATAAGTTCAGCGTTGATAGTGGCAAAGACTTGACCGGTAATGGTAGAAAGAATGGGGGTTCGAAGAGGGATTGGTGGTGGAAGCAGGACAATGGGGGTGGGTCCGAGTCTGGGAGAGTGAAGGACTACGTGATGGAGTGGATTGGGAGTGAGATAAAGAAGGAAAGGCCTAAGAGTGAATGGATTGCGTCCCCGAGCTCGGCGGAGAATGATGGGTTGGGCTTAAAGACTgagcagaagcagaagcagaagaagaagcagagGAAGAGATTGGATTGGTGGGCCTCATTGGATGAGGAAAGGATGACGAGAAGGAAAGAGAAGAATCGGAAGCCGAGGGAGTGGTGGAAGGAGGAGTTTTGCGAGGAGCTAtcgaagaagacgaagaagaagaaacgaGCACTTGGATCGAGTAGCGGTAGGGAATTGTGGTGGCAGAAGGATGATGAAGACGACGATGTTGTTGAGGATGTGGTGCagcaagagaggaagaagaggaagagtaaGAGCAGTCGCGGTAGCATCGATTGGTGGTTGGACGGATTGAGCGGCGAGCTCAGAAGTGGGCGCAGACATAGCCAGGATTGGGGTAATGGAGCGGATATACCTAAGAGCGGCGGTATTAGTAGCACACCCAGTATGAGAGGAACCGTCTGTTACATTGCTCCTGAATATGGTGGTGGGGGGATGCTCTCCGAGAAATGTGACGTTTACAGCTTTGGGGTTCTGCTTTTAGTTATTGTTTCGGGGCGGAGGCCACTCCAAGTGACGGCCTCGCCAATGTCCGAATTCGAGAGGGCCAATCTGATTTCTTGGTCTCGTCAACTTGCCCGAAATGGGAAGCTTTTCGACCTTATTGATTTGTCTATTCATTCATTGGATAAGGAACAGGCATTGCTTTGCATTACAATCGCACTCCTGTGTCTACAAAAATCGCCGGTGAAGCGACCCACAATGAAAGATATTGTTTTGATGCTAACTGGTGAGGCTGAGCCACCCCACCTCCCATTTGAGTTTTCACCGTCTCCGCCTTCGAATTTCCCGTTCAAGACACATAAGAAGGCCCG CATTCAGCAAATCTGGCAAGTTATGAGCAGCAGGATGCTCGTGAGTTTTTCATTTCAGTCTTAG
- the LOC108999501 gene encoding receptor-like serine/threonine-protein kinase At2g45590 isoform X3, whose amino-acid sequence MSDAFTIMPSRPSPRPHNHHHHHHHSFLLPILLPITLTLLLILLLTLLLLYRKLSLNRTTPSDNHQRRFSYSLLRRSTSSFSSSTLLGHGGFGSVYKATLPSGQFLALKLMDSPGSLQGQREFHNELSIASAFHSPHIISLLGFSSDRRRRKLILVYEYMPNRSLQDALLDKKCAELMEWKKRFDIVSDIAKGLAYLHHSCEPPVIHGDIKPSNILLDADFNAKIGDFGLARLKTEDLVEKREGGGVEAGEDNGSILEETESVTTGFDEAGGLPADRSPESCVIRILDSEASPENAVVSPEAGIDKASASEGCFDKFSVDSGKDLTGNGRKNGGSKRDWWWKQDNGGGSESGRVKDYVMEWIGSEIKKERPKSEWIASPSSAENDGLGLKTEQKQKQKKKQRKRLDWWASLDEERMTRRKEKNRKPREWWKEEFCEELSKKTKKKKRALGSSSGRELWWQKDDEDDDVVEDVVQQERKKRKSKSSRGSIDWWLDGLSGELRSGRRHSQDWGNGADIPKSGGISSTPSMRGTVCYIAPEYGGGGMLSEKCDVYSFGVLLLVIVSGRRPLQVTASPMSEFERANLISWSRQLARNGKLFDLIDLSIHSLDKEQALLCITIALLCLQKSPVKRPTMKDIVLMLTGEAEPPHLPFEFSPSPPSNFPFKTHKKARPFSVWIIFSGLRIPFSF is encoded by the exons ATGTCCGACGCATTTACAATCATGCCATCCCGTCCCTCCCCACGGCCTCACAACCACCACCATCATCACCACCACAGTTTTCTCCTCCCTATACTCCTCCCCATAACCCTCACGCTCCTTCTCATCCTCCTCTTAACCCTCCTACTCCTATATCGCAAGCTTTCCCTCAACCGTACCACTCCATCCGACAACCACCAGCGCCGCTTCTCCTATTCTCTTCTCCGCCGCTCTACttcctccttctcctcctccacccTCCTTGGCCATGGCGGTTTCGGCTCCGTCTACAAAGCCACCCTTCCTTCCGGCCAATTCCTTGCCCTCAAGCTCATGGACTCCCCCGGCTCCCTCCAAGGCCAGCGCGAGTTCCACAACGAGCTCTCCATCGCCTCCGCTTTTCACTCCCCTCACATCATTTCTCTCCTTGGCTTCTCCTCAGACCGCCGCCGCCGCAAGCTCATCCTCGTTTACGAGTACATGCCCAACCGTAGCTTACAGGACGCGCTGCTAGACAAGAAGTGCGCTGAGCTCATGGAATGGAAGAAAAGATTCGACATTGTTTCTGATATTGCCAAGGGTCTGGCTTATCTCCACCATTCCTGCGAGCCACCGGTAATCCACGGCGATATCAAGCCCAGTAATATTCTTCTGGATGCTGATTTTAATGCCAAGATCGGGGATTTCGGTCTGGCGAGGTTGAAGACCGAGGATCTGGTGGAGAAGAGGGAAGGCGGAGGGGTCGAGGCTGGAGAGGATAACGGATCGATTTTGGAGGAGACGGAGAGTGTGACGACTGGGTTCGATGAGGCTGGTGGGTTGCCCGCTGATCGATCTCCGGAGAGTTGCGTAATTAGGATATTGGATTCGGAGGCGTCTCCGGAGAATGCGGTGGTTTCACCGGAAGCCGGGATCGACAAGGCGAGCGCATCTGAAGGGTGCTTCGATAAGTTCAGCGTTGATAGTGGCAAAGACTTGACCGGTAATGGTAGAAAGAATGGGGGTTCGAAGAGGGATTGGTGGTGGAAGCAGGACAATGGGGGTGGGTCCGAGTCTGGGAGAGTGAAGGACTACGTGATGGAGTGGATTGGGAGTGAGATAAAGAAGGAAAGGCCTAAGAGTGAATGGATTGCGTCCCCGAGCTCGGCGGAGAATGATGGGTTGGGCTTAAAGACTgagcagaagcagaagcagaagaagaagcagagGAAGAGATTGGATTGGTGGGCCTCATTGGATGAGGAAAGGATGACGAGAAGGAAAGAGAAGAATCGGAAGCCGAGGGAGTGGTGGAAGGAGGAGTTTTGCGAGGAGCTAtcgaagaagacgaagaagaagaaacgaGCACTTGGATCGAGTAGCGGTAGGGAATTGTGGTGGCAGAAGGATGATGAAGACGACGATGTTGTTGAGGATGTGGTGCagcaagagaggaagaagaggaagagtaaGAGCAGTCGCGGTAGCATCGATTGGTGGTTGGACGGATTGAGCGGCGAGCTCAGAAGTGGGCGCAGACATAGCCAGGATTGGGGTAATGGAGCGGATATACCTAAGAGCGGCGGTATTAGTAGCACACCCAGTATGAGAGGAACCGTCTGTTACATTGCTCCTGAATATGGTGGTGGGGGGATGCTCTCCGAGAAATGTGACGTTTACAGCTTTGGGGTTCTGCTTTTAGTTATTGTTTCGGGGCGGAGGCCACTCCAAGTGACGGCCTCGCCAATGTCCGAATTCGAGAGGGCCAATCTGATTTCTTGGTCTCGTCAACTTGCCCGAAATGGGAAGCTTTTCGACCTTATTGATTTGTCTATTCATTCATTGGATAAGGAACAGGCATTGCTTTGCATTACAATCGCACTCCTGTGTCTACAAAAATCGCCGGTGAAGCGACCCACAATGAAAGATATTGTTTTGATGCTAACTGGTGAGGCTGAGCCACCCCACCTCCCATTTGAGTTTTCACCGTCTCCGCCTTCGAATTTCCCGTTCAAGACACATAAGAAGGCCCG GCCTTTTTCTGTGTGGATTATCTTCTCTGGCCTACGAATTCCTTTTTCATTCTAA
- the LOC108981834 gene encoding synaptotagmin-5-like, protein MGLISGVFMGMVFGIALMAGWKQMMRYRSTKRIAKAVDIKLLGSLNRDDLKKICGDNFPEWISFPIFEQVKWLNKQLSKLWPYIADAGEMVIRESVEPLLEEYRPPGITSLKFSKLSLGNVAPKIEGIRVQSLKKGQITMDIDFRWGGDPSIILGVEAALVASIPIQLKDLQVFTVIRVIFQLAEDIPCISAVVVALLSEPKPRIDYNLKAVGGSLTAIPGLSDMIDDTVNTIVIDMLQWPHRIVVPIGGIPIDTSELELKPQGKIALTVVKANDLKNMEMIGKSDPYVVVYIRPLFKVKTKVVENNLNPVWNQTFELIAEDKETQTLILEVFDKDIGQDKRLGIVKLPLIELEADILKEIDLRLLPSLDMLKIKDKKDRGTITIKVLYHEFNKEEQLLALEEEKRILEERKKLKQAGVIGSTMDAVDGAASLVGSGAGMVGTGLSAGVGLVGSGIGTGVGIVGSGLGAVGSGLTKAGKFMGRTITGQSSHPRRSGSTTPVNSVQENGGAKPL, encoded by the exons ATGGGGTTAATTTCGGGGGTTTTCATGGGGATGGTATTCGGGATTGCATTGATGGCTGGATGGAAACAAATGATGCGGTACCGAAGCACCAAGCGAATTGCTAAG GCTGTCGATATAAAACTCCTTGGATCCCTTAATCGAGatgatttgaagaaaatttGCGGAGATAATTTTCCTGAATGGATATCTTTCCCCATCTTTGAACAg GTAAAATGGCTAAACAAGCAACTGAGCAAATTGTGGCCTTACATTGCAGAT GCAGGAGAAATGGTAATAAGAGAATCTGTTGAGCCACTTCTAGAAGAATACAGACCACCTGGAATTACTTCGCTTAAGTTCAGCAAATTATCTCTTGGTAATGTGGCACCCAAAATTGAAG GTATTCGTGTTCAGAGCCTTAAGAAAGGTCAAATTACTATGGATATTGACTTTCGGTGGGGTGGTGATCCAAGCATCATCTTAGGAGTTGAAGCTGCTCTTGTTGCTTCAATACCCATTCAG CTGAAGGATCTTCAAGTTTTCACTGTCATTCGTGTTATCTTCCAACTTGCTGAAGATATACCTTGTATTTCTGCTGTTGTTGTTGCCCTCCTTTCCGAG CCCAAGCCTAGAATCGATTATAATCTGAAGGCTGTTGGTGGAAGCTTAACAGCTATCCCTGGACTTTCAGATATGATTGAT gaTACCGTGAATACAATTGTCATAGACATGCTCCAGTGGCCCCATAGGATTGTTGTTCCAATTGGTGGTATACCTATTGATACaag TGAACTAGAGCTTAAACCACAGGGAAAGATTGCCTTGACAGTTGTGAAGGCAAATGATTTGAAGAACATggaaatgattggaaaatctgATCCTTATGTTGTTGTGTATATTCGGCCACTCTTCAAGGTCAAAACAAAGGTtgttgaaaacaacctcaatcCTGTTTGGAATCAAACATTTGAGTTGATTGCAGAAGACAAGGAGACACAGACCCTTATACTCGAG GTCTTTGATAAGGACATCGGGCAAGACAAGAGATTGGGAATAGTAAAGCTACCCTTGATTGAGCTTGAAGCTGACATCCTAAAAGAGATTGACTTGAGACTGCTACCATCACTTGAcatgctgaaaataaaagataagaaggATAGAGGAACAATTACAATCAAG GTCTTGTATCATGAATTTAACAAGGAAGAGCAGTTGCTCGCcctagaagaagagaagaggatcctagaagaaagaaagaaactgaAACAAGCGGGAGTCATAGGGAGTACAATGGATGCAGTTGACGGAGCAGCATCATTGGTTGGGTCTGGTGCTGGAATGGTGGGTACCGGTCTTAGTGCTGGGGTTGGACTTGTGGGAAGTGGCATTGGCACTGGAGTTGGGATTGTTGGGAGTGGCCTTGGAGCTGTTGGCAGTGGACTGACCAAAGCAGGAAAGTTCATGGGCAGAACCATTACAGGGCAATCGAGCCACCCCAGGAGGAGTGGCTCCACAACTCCAGTGAATAGTGTCCAAGAAAATGGTGGTGCCAAGCCACTGTAG